A region from the Hippoglossus hippoglossus isolate fHipHip1 chromosome 16, fHipHip1.pri, whole genome shotgun sequence genome encodes:
- the prpf31 gene encoding U4/U6 small nuclear ribonucleoprotein Prp31, translating into MSLADELLADLEEAGDEGEEGLYPEEEERDSDGEATHGRTEGGLEDIPEEMEVDYSKAESVASIAKLRNSKQFSEIVDKIDLYIGKQRMNSDVAGPVESDPEYRLIVAANNLTVEIDNELNIIHKFTRDKYSKRFPELESLVPDSLDYIRTVKELGNNLEKCKTNETLQQILTNATIMVVSVTASTTQGSQLTDDELRQLEEACDMALELNQSKHRIYDYVESRMSFIAPNLSIIVGASTAAKIMGIAGGLTNLSKMPACNLMLLGAQRRTLSGFSSTSLLPHTGFIYHCDVVQCLPPDLRRKAARLVSAKCTLASRVDSFHESSDGKVGYDLKEEIERKFDKWQEPPPVKQVKPLPAPLDGQRKKRGGRRYRKMKERLGLTEIRKHANRMTFAEIEDDAYQEDLGFSLGQLGKSGSGRVRQAQVNDATKARISKSLQRTLQKQSMTYGGKSTVRDRSSGTSSSVAFTPLQGLEIVNPQAAEKKVAEANQKYFSNMAEFLKVKKESKM; encoded by the exons ATGTCTCTGGCCGACGAGCTCCTGGCTGACCTGGAGGAGGCCGGAGATGAGGGTGAAGAGGGACTGTAcccagaggaagaagagagggatagTGATGGAGAGGCGACCCAtggaaggacagagggaggactCGAAGACATCccagaggagatggaggtggaCTACAGTAAAGCAGAGAGTGTTGCGTCCATCGCCAAGCTCCGCAACAGCAAACAG TTTTCAGAGATCGTTGACAAAATTGACTTGTATATTGGAAAGCAGCGCATGAATTCCGATG tCGCAGGTCCAGTTGAATCCGACCCAGAATACAGGCTGATTGTAGCAGCCAATAACCTCACAGTAGAGATCGACAATGAGCTCA ATATCATTCACAAGTTTACAAGGGACAAATATTCCAAGAGGTTTCCGGAGCTTGAGTCGCTGGTTCCGGATTCTTTAGATTACATTCGCACAGTCAAG gaaCTGGGGAACAATCTGGAGAAATGCAAAACCAATGAAACTTTGCAGCAAATCCTGACCAATGCCACTATTATGGTCGTCAGTGTCACAGCCTCAACCACACAGGG GTCACAGCTAACTGATGATGAGCtgaggcagctggaggaggcatGTGATATGGCCCTGGAGCTGAACCAGTCTAAACACAGGATATATGATTATGTCGAGTCCAGAATGTCCTTCATTGCCCCAAATCTGTCCATCATTGTCGGAGCGTCAACAGCTGCGAAGATCATGG GTATTGCTGGCGGCCTTACTAATCTCTCAAAGATGCCGGCCTGTAATCTGATGCTGCTGGGAGCTCAGAGGAGAACCCTGTCTGGCTTCAGCAGCACGTCACTGCTTCCCCACACCGGCTTTATCTACCACTGTGATGTTGTACAGTGCCTACCACCA GACCTCAGGAGGAAGGCGGCTCGTCTGGTGTCTGCAAAGTGCACGCTGGCTTCCCGAGTGGACAGTTTCCACGAGAGCTCAGACGGCAAG gttgGCTATGATCTAAaagaagagatagagagaaagttTGATAAATGGCAGGAACCACCACCAGTGAAGCAGGTCAAACCGCTGCCGGCTCCTCTGGatggacagaggaagaagagaggaggaaggag GTATCGCAAGATGAAGGAGCGTCTCGGACTGACTGAGATCAGGAAGCACGCCAACAGGATGACCTTCGCAGAG ATTGAAGATGATGCCTATCAAGAGGATCTGGGCTTCAGTCTGGGTCAGCTGGGGAAGAGCGGCAGCGGGCGCGTCAGGCAGGCTCAGGTTAACGATGCCACCAAGGCCAGAATCTCCAAATCCCTCCAG AGGACATTGCAGAAGCAGAGCATGACCTACGGAGGAAAGTCGACAGTCAGAGATCGCTCGTCAGGAACCAGCTCCAGTGTAGCGTTCACTCCTCTACag GGGCTGGAGATTGTGAACCCACAGGCTGCAGAGAAGAAGGTGGCTGAAGCCAACCAGAAATATTTCTCCAATATGGCAGAGTTCCTGAAAGTCAAGAAGGAGTCAAAGATGTGA
- the ndufa3 gene encoding NADH dehydrogenase [ubiquinone] 1 alpha subcomplex subunit 3 translates to MSTRSVHPLETNMARIGAFLKNAWNKEPVILASCGIAVLGVALPFISPITKYSGMINSAVPYNYPVPVRDDGNMPDVPAHPCEPKGNNLEWLKNL, encoded by the exons atgagcACACGCTCCGTTCATCCACTCGAGACAAACATGGCGA GAATCGGAGCTTTCCTGAAGAATGCCTGGAACAAAGAGCCCGTTATTCTGGCCTCCTGTGGGATTGCAGTGCTCG GTGTTGCTCTGCCATTCATCAGCCCCATCACAAAGTATTCAGGGATGATCAATTCAGCCGTGCCATACAACTACCCAG TTCCTGTGCGAGACGATGGAAACATGCCTGATGTCCCTGCTCATCCGTGTGAACCCAAAGGAAATAACCTGGAATGGCTTAAAAACCTCTAA
- the cnot3a gene encoding CCR4-NOT transcription complex subunit 3a isoform X1 — protein sequence MADKRKLQGEIDRCLKKVAEGVEQFEDIWQKLHNAANANQKEKYEADLKKEIKKLQRLRDQIKTWVASNEIKDKRQLVENRKLIETQMERFKVVERETKTKAYSKEGLGLAQKVDPAQREKEETGMWLTNTIDTLNMQVDQFESEVESLSVQTRKKKGDKDKQERIDELKRLIERHRFHIRMLETILRMLDNDSVPVDSIQKIKDDVDYYIDSSQDPDFEENEFLYDDLDLDDIPLVATSPSGQGLEDEMYLHSSSTPTSTTSSSPIPPSPATCTAENSEDDKKRGRSTDSEVSQSPVKNGTPSLLSSFSSSSTSGSSSSSSLVSMASVVGGITPVPTSNSLIGSFSSAVQQHQHQPAQQQQQPQPPNQPPQLQQQQPPQTKPSVPSHNAPSPPSNPLLPASTSPSLLTSSTPSSSAPNSQPQITPGPSPASSLGLGLGLGLGLGLSKVGITGTNSANQIPGLGLVGHPTPLNTMAGLLSGSTPAPYAQAAASGGLGLSNITQSSISVESSTSIPTSGSSGVTTNGAGTGLGLLGTSPVHSCLSGSILGLVPGQNVAPGASQVPPSTVSTTSGVVGMMGGNVGNVGGVGVNAAPARPPSGLKQNGSTSYSAVVAESATESALSTPSQSQSSQPSSLSSSTSQPMDNGPSLISSITLPPSSPSPSFSDSTPGGGSLLNGPHSYTQATEGLKAPEPLSSLKAMAERAALGSGLDGEIPNLHLTDRGRNDIFSSSSAAPGTPAALQPSVSEVSIPPSLGVCPLGPTPLPKDQLYQQAMQESAWTHMPHPSDSERIRQYLMRNPCPTLPFHHQIPPHHSDSIEFYQRLSTETLFFIFYYLEGTKAQYLSAKALKKQSWRFHTKYMMWFQRHEEPKTITDEFEQGTYIYFDYEKWGQRKKEGFTFEYRYLEDRDLQ from the exons ATGGCTGACAAGAGAAAACTTCAAG GTGAGATCGACAGATGTTTGAAAAAAGTAGCCGAAGGTGTAGAACAGTTTGAAGATATCTGGCAGAAG cTCCATAATGCAGCCAATGCAAACCAGAAGGAAAAATATGAGGCTGACCTCaagaaagagattaaaaaacTACAG CGATTGAGAGATCAGATAAAAACATGGGTGGCCTCAAACGAAATCAAAGACAAAAGGCAGCTAGTTGAGAACCGCAAACTTATAGAGACG CAAATGGAGCGGTTCAAGGTGGTGGAacgtgaaacaaaaacaaaagcttaCTCTAAAGAAGGCTTGGGGCTCGCTCAGAAAGTGGATCCAGCtcagagggaaaaggaggaaacGGGAATGTGGCTAACA AATACGATAGACACTCTAAACATGCAGGTGGATCAGTTTGAAAGTGAGGTGGAATCTCTGTCAGTTCAGacgagaaagaaaaagggggatAAAGAC AAGCAAGAACGTATTGATGAGCTCAAGCGGTTGATTGAGAGACATAGATTCCACATTCGTATGTTGGAGACCATTTTACGTATGCTGGACAATGACTCTGTGCCGGTGGATTCAATCCAGAAGATCAAGGATGATGTTGACTACTACATCGATTCGTCCCAAGACCCAGACTTTGAGGAGAATGAGTTCCTCTATGATGACTTAGACCTGGATGACATAC CATTAGTTGCAACTTCTCCGTCAGGTCAGGGCTTGGAAGATGAGATGTATCTTCATTCCAGCAGCACTCCCACTTCCACCACCTCTTcttcacccatccctccatccccagCCACATGCACTGCT GAGAACTCAGAGGACGATAAGAAAAGGGGACGGTCGACAGACAGTGAAGTTAGTCAG TCGCCTGTGAAGAACGGCACCCCATCTTTGCtgtcttccttctcttcctcctccacctctggttcttcgtcatcctcctccctgGTGTCCATGGCGAGTGTTGTCGGAGGCATTACTCCGGTGCCCACGAGCAACAGTCTAATAGGAAGCTTCAGCAGTGCGGTgcagcaacatcagcatcaacctgcacaacagcaacaacagcctCAGCCACCAAACCAACCGCCGcaactacagcagcagcagccacctcAGACAAAACCTTCTGTCCCCTCACACAATGCCCCCAGCCCGCCCAGCAACCCTCTACTCCCagcctccacctctccctctctccttacGTCTAGCACACCCAGTTCATCAGCCCCCAACTCTCAGCCTCAGATCACACCAGGGCCCAGCCCGGCATCCAGCTTGGGACTCGGGCTTGGACTGGGGCTTGGACTGGGATTGAGCAAAGTTGGTATAACGGGGACCAACAGTGCCAACCAAATACCTGGTTTAGGCCTGGTTGGCCACCCCACTCCCCTCAACACAATGGCAGGGCTCCTTTCGGGCTCCACACCTGCCCCTTACGCTCAGGCAGCAGCATCGGGAGGTTTGGGTTTGAGCAACATCACTCAGTCCAGCATTTCAGTGGAGAGCAGCACTTCCATCCCCACCTCTGGCTCCAGTGGAGTCACCACCAACGGGGCGGGGACAGGGCTTGGATTACTAGGTACCAGCCCGGTTCACAGCTGTCTGAGTGGGAGTATTCTGGGTCTGGTTCCTGGGCAAAATGTGGCCCCAGGTGCCTCGCAGGTGCCGCCGAGTACTGTCAGCACTACCTCTGGTGTAGTCGGCATGATGGGAGGAAATGTGGGAAATGTCGGAGGAGTGGGGGTGAATGCTGCTCCTGCAAGACCACCGAGTGGACTCAAGCAAAATGGAAGCACAA GTTACAGTGCTGTAGTAGCAGAGAGCGCCACAGAATCAGCTCTGAGTACACCGAGCCAATCACAAAGCAGCCAACCCTCGTCTCTCAGTTCCTCAACCAGTCAGCC GATGGACAATGGTCCCAGTTTAATCAGCTCCATCACGCTGCCTCCCAGCTCTCCGTCCCCCTCGTTCTCAGACAGCACACCGGGAGGTGGGAGTCTTCTTAATGGGCCCCACTCCTACACACAGGCCACTGAGGGCCTCAAG GCTCCTGAGCCTCTCAGTTCTCTGAAGGCGATGGCTGAGAGAGCAGCCCTGGGTTCAGGCCTGGATGGAGAGATTCCTAACCTGCACCTGACAGACAGAGGTCGGAACG ACATCTTCTCCAGTTCGTCTGCGGCGCCTGGCACGCCTGCTGCCCTTCAGCCGTCCGTGTCGGAAGTCAGCATCCCCCCGTCACTCGGAGTCTGTCCACTCGGCCCCACCCCTCTCCCCAAAGACCAGCTGTACCAGCAGGCCATGCAGGAGTCTGCCTGGACACACATGCCACACCCCTCAGACTCTGAGAGGATCAG GCAATACCTGATGAGGAACCCCTGTCCGACCTTGCCCTTCCATCATCAGATACCACCGCATCACTCGGACTCCATAGAGTTCTACCAGAGGCTCTCCACAGAAaccctctttttcatcttctacTACCTGGAG gGCACCAAGGCTCAGTATCTGTCGGCCAAGGCCCTGAAGAAGCAGTCGTGGAGGTTTCACACCAAGTACATGATGTGGTTCCAGAGGCACGAGGAGCCCAAGACTATCACAGATGAGTTTGAACAG GGCACTTACATTTACTTTGACTACGAAAAATGGGgccagaggaagaaggaggggTTCACCTTCGAGTATAGGTACCTCGAGGACAGGGACCTGCAGTGA
- the tfpt gene encoding TCF3 fusion partner, protein MMEDFSGLALPPLFGGHILEAELEPGGVELGPGEVELAAGDSEMLESPVQEDEETRALDKRKYLSLSRRCKEIEQVNQKLLGRLHQVQRITRRLKKERRFLMKTLDAHGDDYRNAQLTILLEDETGAHLDPAAGVEDDRLNGLSGSTASAALHHAAGPKKRRHRIPRQEKDKDPQTEPDMSVLADSQFGDMPSPTSLSH, encoded by the exons ATGATGGAGGATTTCTCTGGCTtggctctgcctcctctgtttGGAGGACACATCCTGGAGGCAGAGCTGGAGCCAGGCGGTGTGGAGCTGGGACCTGGAGAG GTGGAGCTCGCCGCGGGAGACAGCGAAATGCTTGAGAGCCCAGTGCAAGAGGATGAGGAGACAAGAGCTCTTGATAAGAGGAAATATCTGTCTCTGAGCAGGAGATGTAAAGAAATTGAACAG gtGAATCAAAAGTTGCTGGGCCGCCTTCACCAAGTACAAAGAATCACACGACGGTTGAAGAAAGAACGAAG GTTTCTAATGAAGACTTTAGATGCTCATGGGGATGATTACAGAAATGCACAGCTCACGATATTGCTTGAG GATGAGACTGGTGCACATTTAGATCCTGCTGCTGGAGTGGAGGATGACCGCCTCAATGGTCTGTCTGGTTCCACGGCGTCCGCAGCGTTACATCACGCTGCTGGACCAAAGAAGAGGAGGCACCGAATTCCAAGgcaagagaaagacaaagaccCACAG ACTGAACCAGACATGTCAGTGTTGGCAGACTCACAATTTGGAGACATGCCCAGCCCAACCTCCCTGTCTCACTGA
- the cnot3a gene encoding CCR4-NOT transcription complex subunit 3a isoform X2, with protein MADKRKLQGEIDRCLKKVAEGVEQFEDIWQKLHNAANANQKEKYEADLKKEIKKLQRLRDQIKTWVASNEIKDKRQLVENRKLIETQMERFKVVERETKTKAYSKEGLGLAQKVDPAQREKEETGMWLTNTIDTLNMQVDQFESEVESLSVQTRKKKGDKDQERIDELKRLIERHRFHIRMLETILRMLDNDSVPVDSIQKIKDDVDYYIDSSQDPDFEENEFLYDDLDLDDIPLVATSPSGQGLEDEMYLHSSSTPTSTTSSSPIPPSPATCTAENSEDDKKRGRSTDSEVSQSPVKNGTPSLLSSFSSSSTSGSSSSSSLVSMASVVGGITPVPTSNSLIGSFSSAVQQHQHQPAQQQQQPQPPNQPPQLQQQQPPQTKPSVPSHNAPSPPSNPLLPASTSPSLLTSSTPSSSAPNSQPQITPGPSPASSLGLGLGLGLGLGLSKVGITGTNSANQIPGLGLVGHPTPLNTMAGLLSGSTPAPYAQAAASGGLGLSNITQSSISVESSTSIPTSGSSGVTTNGAGTGLGLLGTSPVHSCLSGSILGLVPGQNVAPGASQVPPSTVSTTSGVVGMMGGNVGNVGGVGVNAAPARPPSGLKQNGSTSYSAVVAESATESALSTPSQSQSSQPSSLSSSTSQPMDNGPSLISSITLPPSSPSPSFSDSTPGGGSLLNGPHSYTQATEGLKAPEPLSSLKAMAERAALGSGLDGEIPNLHLTDRGRNDIFSSSSAAPGTPAALQPSVSEVSIPPSLGVCPLGPTPLPKDQLYQQAMQESAWTHMPHPSDSERIRQYLMRNPCPTLPFHHQIPPHHSDSIEFYQRLSTETLFFIFYYLEGTKAQYLSAKALKKQSWRFHTKYMMWFQRHEEPKTITDEFEQGTYIYFDYEKWGQRKKEGFTFEYRYLEDRDLQ; from the exons ATGGCTGACAAGAGAAAACTTCAAG GTGAGATCGACAGATGTTTGAAAAAAGTAGCCGAAGGTGTAGAACAGTTTGAAGATATCTGGCAGAAG cTCCATAATGCAGCCAATGCAAACCAGAAGGAAAAATATGAGGCTGACCTCaagaaagagattaaaaaacTACAG CGATTGAGAGATCAGATAAAAACATGGGTGGCCTCAAACGAAATCAAAGACAAAAGGCAGCTAGTTGAGAACCGCAAACTTATAGAGACG CAAATGGAGCGGTTCAAGGTGGTGGAacgtgaaacaaaaacaaaagcttaCTCTAAAGAAGGCTTGGGGCTCGCTCAGAAAGTGGATCCAGCtcagagggaaaaggaggaaacGGGAATGTGGCTAACA AATACGATAGACACTCTAAACATGCAGGTGGATCAGTTTGAAAGTGAGGTGGAATCTCTGTCAGTTCAGacgagaaagaaaaagggggatAAAGAC CAAGAACGTATTGATGAGCTCAAGCGGTTGATTGAGAGACATAGATTCCACATTCGTATGTTGGAGACCATTTTACGTATGCTGGACAATGACTCTGTGCCGGTGGATTCAATCCAGAAGATCAAGGATGATGTTGACTACTACATCGATTCGTCCCAAGACCCAGACTTTGAGGAGAATGAGTTCCTCTATGATGACTTAGACCTGGATGACATAC CATTAGTTGCAACTTCTCCGTCAGGTCAGGGCTTGGAAGATGAGATGTATCTTCATTCCAGCAGCACTCCCACTTCCACCACCTCTTcttcacccatccctccatccccagCCACATGCACTGCT GAGAACTCAGAGGACGATAAGAAAAGGGGACGGTCGACAGACAGTGAAGTTAGTCAG TCGCCTGTGAAGAACGGCACCCCATCTTTGCtgtcttccttctcttcctcctccacctctggttcttcgtcatcctcctccctgGTGTCCATGGCGAGTGTTGTCGGAGGCATTACTCCGGTGCCCACGAGCAACAGTCTAATAGGAAGCTTCAGCAGTGCGGTgcagcaacatcagcatcaacctgcacaacagcaacaacagcctCAGCCACCAAACCAACCGCCGcaactacagcagcagcagccacctcAGACAAAACCTTCTGTCCCCTCACACAATGCCCCCAGCCCGCCCAGCAACCCTCTACTCCCagcctccacctctccctctctccttacGTCTAGCACACCCAGTTCATCAGCCCCCAACTCTCAGCCTCAGATCACACCAGGGCCCAGCCCGGCATCCAGCTTGGGACTCGGGCTTGGACTGGGGCTTGGACTGGGATTGAGCAAAGTTGGTATAACGGGGACCAACAGTGCCAACCAAATACCTGGTTTAGGCCTGGTTGGCCACCCCACTCCCCTCAACACAATGGCAGGGCTCCTTTCGGGCTCCACACCTGCCCCTTACGCTCAGGCAGCAGCATCGGGAGGTTTGGGTTTGAGCAACATCACTCAGTCCAGCATTTCAGTGGAGAGCAGCACTTCCATCCCCACCTCTGGCTCCAGTGGAGTCACCACCAACGGGGCGGGGACAGGGCTTGGATTACTAGGTACCAGCCCGGTTCACAGCTGTCTGAGTGGGAGTATTCTGGGTCTGGTTCCTGGGCAAAATGTGGCCCCAGGTGCCTCGCAGGTGCCGCCGAGTACTGTCAGCACTACCTCTGGTGTAGTCGGCATGATGGGAGGAAATGTGGGAAATGTCGGAGGAGTGGGGGTGAATGCTGCTCCTGCAAGACCACCGAGTGGACTCAAGCAAAATGGAAGCACAA GTTACAGTGCTGTAGTAGCAGAGAGCGCCACAGAATCAGCTCTGAGTACACCGAGCCAATCACAAAGCAGCCAACCCTCGTCTCTCAGTTCCTCAACCAGTCAGCC GATGGACAATGGTCCCAGTTTAATCAGCTCCATCACGCTGCCTCCCAGCTCTCCGTCCCCCTCGTTCTCAGACAGCACACCGGGAGGTGGGAGTCTTCTTAATGGGCCCCACTCCTACACACAGGCCACTGAGGGCCTCAAG GCTCCTGAGCCTCTCAGTTCTCTGAAGGCGATGGCTGAGAGAGCAGCCCTGGGTTCAGGCCTGGATGGAGAGATTCCTAACCTGCACCTGACAGACAGAGGTCGGAACG ACATCTTCTCCAGTTCGTCTGCGGCGCCTGGCACGCCTGCTGCCCTTCAGCCGTCCGTGTCGGAAGTCAGCATCCCCCCGTCACTCGGAGTCTGTCCACTCGGCCCCACCCCTCTCCCCAAAGACCAGCTGTACCAGCAGGCCATGCAGGAGTCTGCCTGGACACACATGCCACACCCCTCAGACTCTGAGAGGATCAG GCAATACCTGATGAGGAACCCCTGTCCGACCTTGCCCTTCCATCATCAGATACCACCGCATCACTCGGACTCCATAGAGTTCTACCAGAGGCTCTCCACAGAAaccctctttttcatcttctacTACCTGGAG gGCACCAAGGCTCAGTATCTGTCGGCCAAGGCCCTGAAGAAGCAGTCGTGGAGGTTTCACACCAAGTACATGATGTGGTTCCAGAGGCACGAGGAGCCCAAGACTATCACAGATGAGTTTGAACAG GGCACTTACATTTACTTTGACTACGAAAAATGGGgccagaggaagaaggaggggTTCACCTTCGAGTATAGGTACCTCGAGGACAGGGACCTGCAGTGA
- the cnot3a gene encoding CCR4-NOT transcription complex subunit 3a isoform X3 produces MADKRKLQGEIDRCLKKVAEGVEQFEDIWQKLHNAANANQKEKYEADLKKEIKKLQRLRDQIKTWVASNEIKDKRQLVENRKLIETQMERFKVVERETKTKAYSKEGLGLAQKVDPAQREKEETGMWLTNTIDTLNMQVDQFESEVESLSVQTRKKKGDKDKQERIDELKRLIERHRFHIRMLETILRMLDNDSVPVDSIQKIKDDVDYYIDSSQDPDFEENEFLYDDLDLDDIPLVATSPSGQGLEDEMYLHSSSTPTSTTSSSPIPPSPATCTAENSEDDKKRGRSTDSEVSQSPVKNGTPSLLSSFSSSSTSGSSSSSSLVSMASVVGGITPVPTSNSLIGSFSSAVQQHQHQPAQQQQQPQPPNQPPQLQQQQPPQTKPSVPSHNAPSPPSNPLLPASTSPSLLTSSTPSSSAPNSQPQITPGPSPASSLGLGLGLGLGLGLSKVGITGTNSANQIPGLGLVGHPTPLNTMAGLLSGSTPAPYAQAAASGGLGLSNITQSSISVESSTSIPTSGSSGVTTNGAGTGLGLLGTSPVHSCLSGSILGLVPGQNVAPGASQVPPSTVSTTSGVVGMMGGNVGNVGGVGVNAAPARPPSGLKQNGSTSYSAVVAESATESALSTPSQSQSSQPSSLSSSTSQPMDNGPSLISSITLPPSSPSPSFSDSTPGGGSLLNGPHSYTQATEGLKAPEPLSSLKAMAERAALGSGLDGEIPNLHLTDRDIFSSSSAAPGTPAALQPSVSEVSIPPSLGVCPLGPTPLPKDQLYQQAMQESAWTHMPHPSDSERIRQYLMRNPCPTLPFHHQIPPHHSDSIEFYQRLSTETLFFIFYYLEGTKAQYLSAKALKKQSWRFHTKYMMWFQRHEEPKTITDEFEQGTYIYFDYEKWGQRKKEGFTFEYRYLEDRDLQ; encoded by the exons ATGGCTGACAAGAGAAAACTTCAAG GTGAGATCGACAGATGTTTGAAAAAAGTAGCCGAAGGTGTAGAACAGTTTGAAGATATCTGGCAGAAG cTCCATAATGCAGCCAATGCAAACCAGAAGGAAAAATATGAGGCTGACCTCaagaaagagattaaaaaacTACAG CGATTGAGAGATCAGATAAAAACATGGGTGGCCTCAAACGAAATCAAAGACAAAAGGCAGCTAGTTGAGAACCGCAAACTTATAGAGACG CAAATGGAGCGGTTCAAGGTGGTGGAacgtgaaacaaaaacaaaagcttaCTCTAAAGAAGGCTTGGGGCTCGCTCAGAAAGTGGATCCAGCtcagagggaaaaggaggaaacGGGAATGTGGCTAACA AATACGATAGACACTCTAAACATGCAGGTGGATCAGTTTGAAAGTGAGGTGGAATCTCTGTCAGTTCAGacgagaaagaaaaagggggatAAAGAC AAGCAAGAACGTATTGATGAGCTCAAGCGGTTGATTGAGAGACATAGATTCCACATTCGTATGTTGGAGACCATTTTACGTATGCTGGACAATGACTCTGTGCCGGTGGATTCAATCCAGAAGATCAAGGATGATGTTGACTACTACATCGATTCGTCCCAAGACCCAGACTTTGAGGAGAATGAGTTCCTCTATGATGACTTAGACCTGGATGACATAC CATTAGTTGCAACTTCTCCGTCAGGTCAGGGCTTGGAAGATGAGATGTATCTTCATTCCAGCAGCACTCCCACTTCCACCACCTCTTcttcacccatccctccatccccagCCACATGCACTGCT GAGAACTCAGAGGACGATAAGAAAAGGGGACGGTCGACAGACAGTGAAGTTAGTCAG TCGCCTGTGAAGAACGGCACCCCATCTTTGCtgtcttccttctcttcctcctccacctctggttcttcgtcatcctcctccctgGTGTCCATGGCGAGTGTTGTCGGAGGCATTACTCCGGTGCCCACGAGCAACAGTCTAATAGGAAGCTTCAGCAGTGCGGTgcagcaacatcagcatcaacctgcacaacagcaacaacagcctCAGCCACCAAACCAACCGCCGcaactacagcagcagcagccacctcAGACAAAACCTTCTGTCCCCTCACACAATGCCCCCAGCCCGCCCAGCAACCCTCTACTCCCagcctccacctctccctctctccttacGTCTAGCACACCCAGTTCATCAGCCCCCAACTCTCAGCCTCAGATCACACCAGGGCCCAGCCCGGCATCCAGCTTGGGACTCGGGCTTGGACTGGGGCTTGGACTGGGATTGAGCAAAGTTGGTATAACGGGGACCAACAGTGCCAACCAAATACCTGGTTTAGGCCTGGTTGGCCACCCCACTCCCCTCAACACAATGGCAGGGCTCCTTTCGGGCTCCACACCTGCCCCTTACGCTCAGGCAGCAGCATCGGGAGGTTTGGGTTTGAGCAACATCACTCAGTCCAGCATTTCAGTGGAGAGCAGCACTTCCATCCCCACCTCTGGCTCCAGTGGAGTCACCACCAACGGGGCGGGGACAGGGCTTGGATTACTAGGTACCAGCCCGGTTCACAGCTGTCTGAGTGGGAGTATTCTGGGTCTGGTTCCTGGGCAAAATGTGGCCCCAGGTGCCTCGCAGGTGCCGCCGAGTACTGTCAGCACTACCTCTGGTGTAGTCGGCATGATGGGAGGAAATGTGGGAAATGTCGGAGGAGTGGGGGTGAATGCTGCTCCTGCAAGACCACCGAGTGGACTCAAGCAAAATGGAAGCACAA GTTACAGTGCTGTAGTAGCAGAGAGCGCCACAGAATCAGCTCTGAGTACACCGAGCCAATCACAAAGCAGCCAACCCTCGTCTCTCAGTTCCTCAACCAGTCAGCC GATGGACAATGGTCCCAGTTTAATCAGCTCCATCACGCTGCCTCCCAGCTCTCCGTCCCCCTCGTTCTCAGACAGCACACCGGGAGGTGGGAGTCTTCTTAATGGGCCCCACTCCTACACACAGGCCACTGAGGGCCTCAAG GCTCCTGAGCCTCTCAGTTCTCTGAAGGCGATGGCTGAGAGAGCAGCCCTGGGTTCAGGCCTGGATGGAGAGATTCCTAACCTGCACCTGACAGACAGAG ACATCTTCTCCAGTTCGTCTGCGGCGCCTGGCACGCCTGCTGCCCTTCAGCCGTCCGTGTCGGAAGTCAGCATCCCCCCGTCACTCGGAGTCTGTCCACTCGGCCCCACCCCTCTCCCCAAAGACCAGCTGTACCAGCAGGCCATGCAGGAGTCTGCCTGGACACACATGCCACACCCCTCAGACTCTGAGAGGATCAG GCAATACCTGATGAGGAACCCCTGTCCGACCTTGCCCTTCCATCATCAGATACCACCGCATCACTCGGACTCCATAGAGTTCTACCAGAGGCTCTCCACAGAAaccctctttttcatcttctacTACCTGGAG gGCACCAAGGCTCAGTATCTGTCGGCCAAGGCCCTGAAGAAGCAGTCGTGGAGGTTTCACACCAAGTACATGATGTGGTTCCAGAGGCACGAGGAGCCCAAGACTATCACAGATGAGTTTGAACAG GGCACTTACATTTACTTTGACTACGAAAAATGGGgccagaggaagaaggaggggTTCACCTTCGAGTATAGGTACCTCGAGGACAGGGACCTGCAGTGA